A single genomic interval of Peromyscus leucopus breed LL Stock chromosome 7, UCI_PerLeu_2.1, whole genome shotgun sequence harbors:
- the Gorasp1 gene encoding Golgi reassembly-stacking protein 1 isoform X3 — MKTMKVREVEVVPSNMWGGQGLLGASVRFCSFRRASEHVWHVLDVEPSSPAALAGLCPYTDYVVGSDQILQESEDFFTLIESHEGKPLKLMVYNSESDSCREVTVTPNAAWGGEGSLGCGIGYGYLHRIPTQPASHYKKPVGASPAGTPPANTPQLNALPLGAPPPWPILQDSSGPELGDRRSVMEALPQVSGGFMEGQLLGPGYPSHGAADCEGCPRSMEIPLQPPPPVQRVMDPGFLDVSGISLLDSSNTSVCPSLPPSTVLTSTAASASGPEDMGSSSSSHERGEATWSGSEFEVSFPDSPGAQADQLPQLTLPDGLTSASSPEDGLSAELLEAQAEETADTETEGPGSQTQVTPEPQPGL; from the exons ATGAAGACCATGAAGGTGCGAGAGGTGGAGGTGGTGCCCAGCAACATGTGGGGTGGCCAGGGACTGCTGGGAGCCAGCGTGCGCTTCTGCAGCTTCCGTAGGGCCAGTGAGCACGTGTGGCATGTACTG GACGTGGAGCCCTCTTCGCCCGCTGCCTTGGCTGGCCTGTGTCCCTACACAGACTATGTAGTTGGCTCTGACCAGATTCTCCAGGAG TCCGAAGACTTCTTTACACTCATTGAGTCCCATGAGGGGAAGCCCCTGAAGCTGATGGTGTATAATTCTGAGTCCGACTCCTGCCGGGAGGTGACTGTGACTCCCAATGCAGCCTGGGGTGGAGAGGGCAG TCTGGGGTGTGGTATTGGTTATGGGTATCTACATCGGATCCCAACGCAGCCTGCCAGCCACTACAAGAAGCCAGTTGGGGCCTCACCAGCTGGCACTCCTCCAGCTAATACTCCACAACTTAATGCCTTGCCTCTGGGGGCCCCGCCACCTTGGCCCATCCTTCAGGACTCTTCTGGCCCAGAGTTGGGTGACAGGCGCAGTGTCATGGAG GCCCTGCCACAGGTCTCTGGTGGCTTCATGGAAGGACAGCTCCTTGGGCCTGGGTATCCTAGCCATGGAGCTGCCGACTGTGAGGGATGCCCACGTTCCATGGAGATCCCTCTTCAGCCTCCACCTCCAGTGCAGCGGGTCATGGATCCAG gcTTCCTGGATGTGTCAGGCATCTCTCTCCTGGACAGCAGCAACACCAGTGTGTGCCCTAGCCTGCCACCTTCCACAGTGCTTACCTCCACAGCAGCCTCCGCCTCAGgaccagaggacatgggttccaGCAGCAGTTCTCATGAGCGAG GTGAAGCCACGTGGTCAGGGTCCGAGTTTGAGGTCTCCTTCCCGGACAGTCCGGGTGCCCAGGCGGACCAGCTGCCCCAGCTGACTCTCCCCGATGGCCTCACCTCTGCATCCTCCCCAGAAGACGGGCTGTCTGCAGAGCTGCTGGAGGcacaggctgaggagacagcagaCACAGAGACTGAGGGGCCAGGCAGCCAGACTCAGGTCACCCCGGAGCCACAGCCCGGGCTGTGA
- the Gorasp1 gene encoding Golgi reassembly-stacking protein 1 isoform X1: MGLGASTQQPAGGEGFHLHGVQENSPAQQAGLEPYFDFIITIGHSRLNKENDTLKALLKANVEKPVKLEVFNMKTMKVREVEVVPSNMWGGQGLLGASVRFCSFRRASEHVWHVLDVEPSSPAALAGLCPYTDYVVGSDQILQESEDFFTLIESHEGKPLKLMVYNSESDSCREVTVTPNAAWGGEGSLGCGIGYGYLHRIPTQPASHYKKPVGASPAGTPPANTPQLNALPLGAPPPWPILQDSSGPELGDRRSVMEALPQVSGGFMEGQLLGPGYPSHGAADCEGCPRSMEIPLQPPPPVQRVMDPGFLDVSGISLLDSSNTSVCPSLPPSTVLTSTAASASGPEDMGSSSSSHERGEATWSGSEFEVSFPDSPGAQADQLPQLTLPDGLTSASSPEDGLSAELLEAQAEETADTETEGPGSQTQVTPEPQPGL; the protein is encoded by the exons ATGGGGCTGGGGGCGAGCACCCAGCAGCCGGCGGGCGGCGAGGGCTTCCACCTGCACGGG GTGCAGGAGAACTCGCCAGCccagcaggcaggcctggaacccTACTTCGACTTCATCATCACCATCGGGCACTCGAGGCTG AACAAGGAGAATGACACACTGAAGGCCCTGCTGAAGGCCAACGTGGAGAAGCCGGTGAAGCTGGAAGTGTTCAACATGAAGACCATGAAGGTGCGAGAGGTGGAGGTGGTGCCCAGCAACATGTGGGGTGGCCAGGGACTGCTGGGAGCCAGCGTGCGCTTCTGCAGCTTCCGTAGGGCCAGTGAGCACGTGTGGCATGTACTG GACGTGGAGCCCTCTTCGCCCGCTGCCTTGGCTGGCCTGTGTCCCTACACAGACTATGTAGTTGGCTCTGACCAGATTCTCCAGGAG TCCGAAGACTTCTTTACACTCATTGAGTCCCATGAGGGGAAGCCCCTGAAGCTGATGGTGTATAATTCTGAGTCCGACTCCTGCCGGGAGGTGACTGTGACTCCCAATGCAGCCTGGGGTGGAGAGGGCAG TCTGGGGTGTGGTATTGGTTATGGGTATCTACATCGGATCCCAACGCAGCCTGCCAGCCACTACAAGAAGCCAGTTGGGGCCTCACCAGCTGGCACTCCTCCAGCTAATACTCCACAACTTAATGCCTTGCCTCTGGGGGCCCCGCCACCTTGGCCCATCCTTCAGGACTCTTCTGGCCCAGAGTTGGGTGACAGGCGCAGTGTCATGGAG GCCCTGCCACAGGTCTCTGGTGGCTTCATGGAAGGACAGCTCCTTGGGCCTGGGTATCCTAGCCATGGAGCTGCCGACTGTGAGGGATGCCCACGTTCCATGGAGATCCCTCTTCAGCCTCCACCTCCAGTGCAGCGGGTCATGGATCCAG gcTTCCTGGATGTGTCAGGCATCTCTCTCCTGGACAGCAGCAACACCAGTGTGTGCCCTAGCCTGCCACCTTCCACAGTGCTTACCTCCACAGCAGCCTCCGCCTCAGgaccagaggacatgggttccaGCAGCAGTTCTCATGAGCGAG GTGAAGCCACGTGGTCAGGGTCCGAGTTTGAGGTCTCCTTCCCGGACAGTCCGGGTGCCCAGGCGGACCAGCTGCCCCAGCTGACTCTCCCCGATGGCCTCACCTCTGCATCCTCCCCAGAAGACGGGCTGTCTGCAGAGCTGCTGGAGGcacaggctgaggagacagcagaCACAGAGACTGAGGGGCCAGGCAGCCAGACTCAGGTCACCCCGGAGCCACAGCCCGGGCTGTGA
- the Gorasp1 gene encoding Golgi reassembly-stacking protein 1 isoform X2, which produces MGLGASTQQPAGGEGFHLHGVQENSPAQQAGLEPYFDFIITIGHSRLNKENDTLKALLKANVEKPVKLEVFNMKTMKDVEPSSPAALAGLCPYTDYVVGSDQILQESEDFFTLIESHEGKPLKLMVYNSESDSCREVTVTPNAAWGGEGSLGCGIGYGYLHRIPTQPASHYKKPVGASPAGTPPANTPQLNALPLGAPPPWPILQDSSGPELGDRRSVMEALPQVSGGFMEGQLLGPGYPSHGAADCEGCPRSMEIPLQPPPPVQRVMDPGFLDVSGISLLDSSNTSVCPSLPPSTVLTSTAASASGPEDMGSSSSSHERGEATWSGSEFEVSFPDSPGAQADQLPQLTLPDGLTSASSPEDGLSAELLEAQAEETADTETEGPGSQTQVTPEPQPGL; this is translated from the exons ATGGGGCTGGGGGCGAGCACCCAGCAGCCGGCGGGCGGCGAGGGCTTCCACCTGCACGGG GTGCAGGAGAACTCGCCAGCccagcaggcaggcctggaacccTACTTCGACTTCATCATCACCATCGGGCACTCGAGGCTG AACAAGGAGAATGACACACTGAAGGCCCTGCTGAAGGCCAACGTGGAGAAGCCGGTGAAGCTGGAAGTGTTCAACATGAAGACCATGAAG GACGTGGAGCCCTCTTCGCCCGCTGCCTTGGCTGGCCTGTGTCCCTACACAGACTATGTAGTTGGCTCTGACCAGATTCTCCAGGAG TCCGAAGACTTCTTTACACTCATTGAGTCCCATGAGGGGAAGCCCCTGAAGCTGATGGTGTATAATTCTGAGTCCGACTCCTGCCGGGAGGTGACTGTGACTCCCAATGCAGCCTGGGGTGGAGAGGGCAG TCTGGGGTGTGGTATTGGTTATGGGTATCTACATCGGATCCCAACGCAGCCTGCCAGCCACTACAAGAAGCCAGTTGGGGCCTCACCAGCTGGCACTCCTCCAGCTAATACTCCACAACTTAATGCCTTGCCTCTGGGGGCCCCGCCACCTTGGCCCATCCTTCAGGACTCTTCTGGCCCAGAGTTGGGTGACAGGCGCAGTGTCATGGAG GCCCTGCCACAGGTCTCTGGTGGCTTCATGGAAGGACAGCTCCTTGGGCCTGGGTATCCTAGCCATGGAGCTGCCGACTGTGAGGGATGCCCACGTTCCATGGAGATCCCTCTTCAGCCTCCACCTCCAGTGCAGCGGGTCATGGATCCAG gcTTCCTGGATGTGTCAGGCATCTCTCTCCTGGACAGCAGCAACACCAGTGTGTGCCCTAGCCTGCCACCTTCCACAGTGCTTACCTCCACAGCAGCCTCCGCCTCAGgaccagaggacatgggttccaGCAGCAGTTCTCATGAGCGAG GTGAAGCCACGTGGTCAGGGTCCGAGTTTGAGGTCTCCTTCCCGGACAGTCCGGGTGCCCAGGCGGACCAGCTGCCCCAGCTGACTCTCCCCGATGGCCTCACCTCTGCATCCTCCCCAGAAGACGGGCTGTCTGCAGAGCTGCTGGAGGcacaggctgaggagacagcagaCACAGAGACTGAGGGGCCAGGCAGCCAGACTCAGGTCACCCCGGAGCCACAGCCCGGGCTGTGA